One Aphelocoma coerulescens isolate FSJ_1873_10779 chromosome 4A, UR_Acoe_1.0, whole genome shotgun sequence DNA window includes the following coding sequences:
- the PABIR2 gene encoding PABIR family member 2 isoform X1: protein MRSVRRRAGSAVGTEGSSGSAPTAAAGSGSGSGTGTGSSRWRNWPPPGRPRDAALLRPPPPPGPARPRAEPAAPPAGPVGPGQRRPEEPRRPPAVNGRRGGAGGAGASAAAMAQEKMELDLELPPGSAAAPGDGGGLRRSNSAPLIHGLSDNSQVFQPYVLRTRRNSTTVMSRHGMFLSSSPIRIPSSRLHQIRREEGVDLMNREAAHEREVQTAMQISQSWEESLSLSDNDLDKSEKSFSPKRIDFIPVSPAPSPTRGIGKQCFSPSLQMFVSSNGLPPSPIPSPTRRFCNRRSQSPINCIRPSVLGPIKRKGEMETESQPKRLFQGTTNMLSPDVTHLTDLSSCLSSDILDGSSSSVGSSSDSLTKGSITTESPVTCSNSCSSFILMDDFSPK, encoded by the exons ATGCGCAGTgtgcggcggcgggcggggagcgcGGTCGGCACCGAGGGAAGCAGCGGGAGCGCTCCCACCGCCGCCgcgggcagcggcagcggcagcggcaccggcaccggcagcaGCCGCTGGAGGAATTGGCCGCCCCCGGGCCGCCCCCGGGATGCGGCGCTGCTGCGGCCGCCCCCCCCGCCGGGCCCGGCGCGCCCCCGGGCTGAGCCCGCGGCGCCGCCCGCGGGGCCTGTAGggccggggcagcggcggcccGAGGAGCCGCGGCGGCCGCCGGCAGTGAATGGGcgccgcggcggggcgggaggaGCCGGAGCCTCTGCCGCCGCGATGGCTCAGGAGAAGATGGAGCTGGACCTGGAGCTGCCGCCGGGGAGCGCCGCGGCCCCGGGCGACGGCGGCGGCCTGAGGCGATCGAACAGCGCCCCGCTCATCCACGGGCTCAG tgACAACTCCCAGGTGTTTCAGCCTTACGTGTTGCGGACTCGCAGGAACAGCACAACAGTTATGAGCCGTCATGGAATG ttcttgtCATCATCTCCTATTCGTATTCCTAGCAGCCGACTTCATCAGATCAGAAGG gaggaaggagtggaTTTAATGAACAGAGAAGCAGCACATGAAAG GGAAGTGCAGACAGCAATGCAGATAAGCCAGTCATGGGAGGAAAGCTTGAGCCTG AGCGACAATGACTTGGACAAGTCTGAGAAATCTTTTTCTCCAAAGAGAATAGATTTCATTCCAGTTTCGCCTGCACCTTCacctacaagaggaataggaaaG CAATGTTTTTCACCATCATTGCAAATGTTTGTGAGCAGTAATGGATTACCTCCAAGCCCTATTCCCAGTCCAACAAGGCGATTCTGCAA CAGGAGGAGTCAAAGTCCAATCAACTGTATCAGGCCCAGTGTTCTTGGCCCCATTAAAAGAAAAG GTGAAATGGAAACTGAAAGTCAGCCAAAGAGACTTTTCCAAGGAACAACCAACATGCTTTCTCCAGATGTTACACACCTGACAGATCTCAGTTCATG ccTGTCCTCAGATATTCTCGATGGGAGTAGCAGCAGTGTTGGCTCTTCCTCTGATTCCCTGACTAAAGGCAGCATAACCACAGAGTCTCCAGTGACGTGCTCCAACTCCTGCTCCTCATTCATACTGATGGATGACTTCTCACCCAAGTGA
- the PABIR2 gene encoding PABIR family member 2 isoform X2 has translation MRSVRRRAGSAVGTEGSSGSAPTAAAGSGSGSGTGTGSSRWRNWPPPGRPRDAALLRPPPPPGPARPRAEPAAPPAGPVGPGQRRPEEPRRPPAVNGRRGGAGGAGASAAAMAQEKMELDLELPPGSAAAPGDGGGLRRSNSAPLIHGLSDNSQVFQPYVLRTRRNSTTVMSRHGMFLSSSPIRIPSSRLHQIRREEGVDLMNREAAHEREVQTAMQISQSWEESLSLSDNDLDKSEKSFSPKRIDFIPVSPAPSPTRGIGKQCFSPSLQMFVSSNGLPPSPIPSPTRRFCKRSQSPINCIRPSVLGPIKRKGEMETESQPKRLFQGTTNMLSPDVTHLTDLSSCLSSDILDGSSSSVGSSSDSLTKGSITTESPVTCSNSCSSFILMDDFSPK, from the exons ATGCGCAGTgtgcggcggcgggcggggagcgcGGTCGGCACCGAGGGAAGCAGCGGGAGCGCTCCCACCGCCGCCgcgggcagcggcagcggcagcggcaccggcaccggcagcaGCCGCTGGAGGAATTGGCCGCCCCCGGGCCGCCCCCGGGATGCGGCGCTGCTGCGGCCGCCCCCCCCGCCGGGCCCGGCGCGCCCCCGGGCTGAGCCCGCGGCGCCGCCCGCGGGGCCTGTAGggccggggcagcggcggcccGAGGAGCCGCGGCGGCCGCCGGCAGTGAATGGGcgccgcggcggggcgggaggaGCCGGAGCCTCTGCCGCCGCGATGGCTCAGGAGAAGATGGAGCTGGACCTGGAGCTGCCGCCGGGGAGCGCCGCGGCCCCGGGCGACGGCGGCGGCCTGAGGCGATCGAACAGCGCCCCGCTCATCCACGGGCTCAG tgACAACTCCCAGGTGTTTCAGCCTTACGTGTTGCGGACTCGCAGGAACAGCACAACAGTTATGAGCCGTCATGGAATG ttcttgtCATCATCTCCTATTCGTATTCCTAGCAGCCGACTTCATCAGATCAGAAGG gaggaaggagtggaTTTAATGAACAGAGAAGCAGCACATGAAAG GGAAGTGCAGACAGCAATGCAGATAAGCCAGTCATGGGAGGAAAGCTTGAGCCTG AGCGACAATGACTTGGACAAGTCTGAGAAATCTTTTTCTCCAAAGAGAATAGATTTCATTCCAGTTTCGCCTGCACCTTCacctacaagaggaataggaaaG CAATGTTTTTCACCATCATTGCAAATGTTTGTGAGCAGTAATGGATTACCTCCAAGCCCTATTCCCAGTCCAACAAGGCGATTCTGCAA GAGGAGTCAAAGTCCAATCAACTGTATCAGGCCCAGTGTTCTTGGCCCCATTAAAAGAAAAG GTGAAATGGAAACTGAAAGTCAGCCAAAGAGACTTTTCCAAGGAACAACCAACATGCTTTCTCCAGATGTTACACACCTGACAGATCTCAGTTCATG ccTGTCCTCAGATATTCTCGATGGGAGTAGCAGCAGTGTTGGCTCTTCCTCTGATTCCCTGACTAAAGGCAGCATAACCACAGAGTCTCCAGTGACGTGCTCCAACTCCTGCTCCTCATTCATACTGATGGATGACTTCTCACCCAAGTGA